Proteins encoded in a region of the Syngnathus typhle isolate RoL2023-S1 ecotype Sweden linkage group LG20, RoL_Styp_1.0, whole genome shotgun sequence genome:
- the nfyc gene encoding nuclear transcription factor Y subunit gamma isoform X1, with protein sequence MSADSFGAGGSDAQQTLQSFWPRVMEEIRNLTVKDFRVQELPLARIKKIMKLDEDVKMISAEAPVLFAKAAQIFITELTLRAWIHTEDNKRRTLQRNDIAMAITKFDQFDFLIDIVPRDDLKPPKRQEEMRQTVAPAEPVQYYFTLAQQPGAVQVQGAQQGQQAAAAQTATTIQPGQIIIAQPQQGQMLQGATMQQLQQVQVQSQGTPITSAPVAMQVGDQQVQIVQAAAGGQAQTAQAQGQTMQVMQQIITNTGEIQQIPVQLNTGQLQYIRLAQPVSNAQVVQGQIQTLANTQQADVQPGQQQFNQFTDGQQLYQIQQVTVPVGQDLSQSMFIQSTSQTGETQVTQVTSD encoded by the exons ATGTCCGCAGATTCATTTGGCGCCGGCGGCAGCGATGCCCAGCAGACGCTTCAGTCCTTCTGGCCTCGCGTCATGGAAGAGATCCGGAACCTAACTGTG AAGGACTTCCGCGTGCAGGAGTTGCCTTTGGCTCGAATCAAGAAAATCATGAAGCTGGATGAGGATGTGAAG ATGATCAGCGCCGAAGCGCCCGTGTTGTTCGCCAAGGCGGCGCAGATCTTCATCACGGAACTCACCCTGCGAGCATGGATCCACACGGAGGATAACAAGCGACGCACGCTACAG AGGAACGACATCGCCATGGCCATAACCAAGTTTGACCAGTTTGACTTCCTCATCGACATTGTTCCCCGAGATGACCTGAAGCCCCCGAAGCGACAG GAGGAGATGCGTCAGACAGTGGCCCCAGCCGAGCCGGTGCAGTACTACTTCACGCTGGCGCAGCAGCCCGGCGCCGTGCAAGTGCAGGGGGCACAACAGGGCCAGCAGGCCGCCGCCGCGCAAACGGCCACCACCATCCAACCCGGCCAGATCATCATTGCGCAGCCGCAGCAAGGACAG ATGCTTCAAGGTGCCACCATGCAGCAGTTGCAGCAAGTGCAGGTGCAATCGCAAGGCACGCCAATCACG AGCGCGCCCGTGGCCATGCAGGTGGGTGACCAGCAGGTGCAGATAGTGCAGGCGGCGGCGGGGGGGCAAGCGCAGACGGCACAGGCCCAGGGCCAGACCATGCAAGTCATGCAGCAGATTATCACCAACACGGGCGAGATCCAGCAGATTCCG GTGCAGCTCAATACGGGCCAGCTGCAGTACATTCGCCTGGCCCAGCCAGTCTCCAACGCGCAGGTGGTCCAAGGACAGATTCAGACCCTCGCCAACACGCAGCAG GCTGATGTGCAACCAGGGCAGCAGCAGTTCAACCAGTTCACTGACGGACAG CAGTTGTACCAGATCCAGCAGGTGACGGTGCCGGTGGGTCAGGATCTGAGCCAGTCCATGTTCATTCAGTCCACCAGCCAAACGGGAGAGACGCAGGTCACGCAGGTCACCAGCGACTGA
- the nfyc gene encoding nuclear transcription factor Y subunit gamma isoform X2, which translates to MSADSFGAGGSDAQQTLQSFWPRVMEEIRNLTVDFRVQELPLARIKKIMKLDEDVKMISAEAPVLFAKAAQIFITELTLRAWIHTEDNKRRTLQRNDIAMAITKFDQFDFLIDIVPRDDLKPPKRQEEMRQTVAPAEPVQYYFTLAQQPGAVQVQGAQQGQQAAAAQTATTIQPGQIIIAQPQQGQMLQGATMQQLQQVQVQSQGTPITSAPVAMQVGDQQVQIVQAAAGGQAQTAQAQGQTMQVMQQIITNTGEIQQIPVQLNTGQLQYIRLAQPVSNAQVVQGQIQTLANTQQADVQPGQQQFNQFTDGQQLYQIQQVTVPVGQDLSQSMFIQSTSQTGETQVTQVTSD; encoded by the exons ATGTCCGCAGATTCATTTGGCGCCGGCGGCAGCGATGCCCAGCAGACGCTTCAGTCCTTCTGGCCTCGCGTCATGGAAGAGATCCGGAACCTAACTGTG GACTTCCGCGTGCAGGAGTTGCCTTTGGCTCGAATCAAGAAAATCATGAAGCTGGATGAGGATGTGAAG ATGATCAGCGCCGAAGCGCCCGTGTTGTTCGCCAAGGCGGCGCAGATCTTCATCACGGAACTCACCCTGCGAGCATGGATCCACACGGAGGATAACAAGCGACGCACGCTACAG AGGAACGACATCGCCATGGCCATAACCAAGTTTGACCAGTTTGACTTCCTCATCGACATTGTTCCCCGAGATGACCTGAAGCCCCCGAAGCGACAG GAGGAGATGCGTCAGACAGTGGCCCCAGCCGAGCCGGTGCAGTACTACTTCACGCTGGCGCAGCAGCCCGGCGCCGTGCAAGTGCAGGGGGCACAACAGGGCCAGCAGGCCGCCGCCGCGCAAACGGCCACCACCATCCAACCCGGCCAGATCATCATTGCGCAGCCGCAGCAAGGACAG ATGCTTCAAGGTGCCACCATGCAGCAGTTGCAGCAAGTGCAGGTGCAATCGCAAGGCACGCCAATCACG AGCGCGCCCGTGGCCATGCAGGTGGGTGACCAGCAGGTGCAGATAGTGCAGGCGGCGGCGGGGGGGCAAGCGCAGACGGCACAGGCCCAGGGCCAGACCATGCAAGTCATGCAGCAGATTATCACCAACACGGGCGAGATCCAGCAGATTCCG GTGCAGCTCAATACGGGCCAGCTGCAGTACATTCGCCTGGCCCAGCCAGTCTCCAACGCGCAGGTGGTCCAAGGACAGATTCAGACCCTCGCCAACACGCAGCAG GCTGATGTGCAACCAGGGCAGCAGCAGTTCAACCAGTTCACTGACGGACAG CAGTTGTACCAGATCCAGCAGGTGACGGTGCCGGTGGGTCAGGATCTGAGCCAGTCCATGTTCATTCAGTCCACCAGCCAAACGGGAGAGACGCAGGTCACGCAGGTCACCAGCGACTGA
- the nfyc gene encoding nuclear transcription factor Y subunit gamma isoform X3, whose translation MSADSFGAGGSDAQQTLQSFWPRVMEEIRNLTVKDFRVQELPLARIKKIMKLDEDVKMISAEAPVLFAKAAQIFITELTLRAWIHTEDNKRRTLQRNDIAMAITKFDQFDFLIDIVPRDDLKPPKRQEEMRQTVAPAEPVQYYFTLAQQPGAVQVQGAQQGQQAAAAQTATTIQPGQIIIAQPQQGQSAPVAMQVGDQQVQIVQAAAGGQAQTAQAQGQTMQVMQQIITNTGEIQQIPVQLNTGQLQYIRLAQPVSNAQVVQGQIQTLANTQQADVQPGQQQFNQFTDGQQLYQIQQVTVPVGQDLSQSMFIQSTSQTGETQVTQVTSD comes from the exons ATGTCCGCAGATTCATTTGGCGCCGGCGGCAGCGATGCCCAGCAGACGCTTCAGTCCTTCTGGCCTCGCGTCATGGAAGAGATCCGGAACCTAACTGTG AAGGACTTCCGCGTGCAGGAGTTGCCTTTGGCTCGAATCAAGAAAATCATGAAGCTGGATGAGGATGTGAAG ATGATCAGCGCCGAAGCGCCCGTGTTGTTCGCCAAGGCGGCGCAGATCTTCATCACGGAACTCACCCTGCGAGCATGGATCCACACGGAGGATAACAAGCGACGCACGCTACAG AGGAACGACATCGCCATGGCCATAACCAAGTTTGACCAGTTTGACTTCCTCATCGACATTGTTCCCCGAGATGACCTGAAGCCCCCGAAGCGACAG GAGGAGATGCGTCAGACAGTGGCCCCAGCCGAGCCGGTGCAGTACTACTTCACGCTGGCGCAGCAGCCCGGCGCCGTGCAAGTGCAGGGGGCACAACAGGGCCAGCAGGCCGCCGCCGCGCAAACGGCCACCACCATCCAACCCGGCCAGATCATCATTGCGCAGCCGCAGCAAGGACAG AGCGCGCCCGTGGCCATGCAGGTGGGTGACCAGCAGGTGCAGATAGTGCAGGCGGCGGCGGGGGGGCAAGCGCAGACGGCACAGGCCCAGGGCCAGACCATGCAAGTCATGCAGCAGATTATCACCAACACGGGCGAGATCCAGCAGATTCCG GTGCAGCTCAATACGGGCCAGCTGCAGTACATTCGCCTGGCCCAGCCAGTCTCCAACGCGCAGGTGGTCCAAGGACAGATTCAGACCCTCGCCAACACGCAGCAG GCTGATGTGCAACCAGGGCAGCAGCAGTTCAACCAGTTCACTGACGGACAG CAGTTGTACCAGATCCAGCAGGTGACGGTGCCGGTGGGTCAGGATCTGAGCCAGTCCATGTTCATTCAGTCCACCAGCCAAACGGGAGAGACGCAGGTCACGCAGGTCACCAGCGACTGA
- the nfyc gene encoding nuclear transcription factor Y subunit gamma isoform X4, whose product MSADSFGAGGSDAQQTLQSFWPRVMEEIRNLTVDFRVQELPLARIKKIMKLDEDVKMISAEAPVLFAKAAQIFITELTLRAWIHTEDNKRRTLQRNDIAMAITKFDQFDFLIDIVPRDDLKPPKRQEEMRQTVAPAEPVQYYFTLAQQPGAVQVQGAQQGQQAAAAQTATTIQPGQIIIAQPQQGQSAPVAMQVGDQQVQIVQAAAGGQAQTAQAQGQTMQVMQQIITNTGEIQQIPVQLNTGQLQYIRLAQPVSNAQVVQGQIQTLANTQQADVQPGQQQFNQFTDGQQLYQIQQVTVPVGQDLSQSMFIQSTSQTGETQVTQVTSD is encoded by the exons ATGTCCGCAGATTCATTTGGCGCCGGCGGCAGCGATGCCCAGCAGACGCTTCAGTCCTTCTGGCCTCGCGTCATGGAAGAGATCCGGAACCTAACTGTG GACTTCCGCGTGCAGGAGTTGCCTTTGGCTCGAATCAAGAAAATCATGAAGCTGGATGAGGATGTGAAG ATGATCAGCGCCGAAGCGCCCGTGTTGTTCGCCAAGGCGGCGCAGATCTTCATCACGGAACTCACCCTGCGAGCATGGATCCACACGGAGGATAACAAGCGACGCACGCTACAG AGGAACGACATCGCCATGGCCATAACCAAGTTTGACCAGTTTGACTTCCTCATCGACATTGTTCCCCGAGATGACCTGAAGCCCCCGAAGCGACAG GAGGAGATGCGTCAGACAGTGGCCCCAGCCGAGCCGGTGCAGTACTACTTCACGCTGGCGCAGCAGCCCGGCGCCGTGCAAGTGCAGGGGGCACAACAGGGCCAGCAGGCCGCCGCCGCGCAAACGGCCACCACCATCCAACCCGGCCAGATCATCATTGCGCAGCCGCAGCAAGGACAG AGCGCGCCCGTGGCCATGCAGGTGGGTGACCAGCAGGTGCAGATAGTGCAGGCGGCGGCGGGGGGGCAAGCGCAGACGGCACAGGCCCAGGGCCAGACCATGCAAGTCATGCAGCAGATTATCACCAACACGGGCGAGATCCAGCAGATTCCG GTGCAGCTCAATACGGGCCAGCTGCAGTACATTCGCCTGGCCCAGCCAGTCTCCAACGCGCAGGTGGTCCAAGGACAGATTCAGACCCTCGCCAACACGCAGCAG GCTGATGTGCAACCAGGGCAGCAGCAGTTCAACCAGTTCACTGACGGACAG CAGTTGTACCAGATCCAGCAGGTGACGGTGCCGGTGGGTCAGGATCTGAGCCAGTCCATGTTCATTCAGTCCACCAGCCAAACGGGAGAGACGCAGGTCACGCAGGTCACCAGCGACTGA